The following proteins come from a genomic window of Trifolium pratense cultivar HEN17-A07 linkage group LG4, ARS_RC_1.1, whole genome shotgun sequence:
- the LOC123919783 gene encoding metal transporter Nramp3-like, giving the protein MHPNPQEQSLPLLVQHQEDEKPQETAYDSSEKIVVIGIDESTNWGTSVPPFSWKKLWRFTGPGFLMSIAFLDPGNLEGDLQAGAIAGYSLLWLLMWATAMGLLIQLLAARLGVATGKHLAELCREEYPRWASNLLWVMAEFALIGSDIQEVIGSAIAIRILSNGVVPLWGGVIITALDCFIFLFLENYGVRSLEAFFAVLIGIMAVAFGWMFSEAKPSGKELLVGIFVPKLSSRTIQQAVGVVGCLIMPHNVFLHSALVQSRKVDQSNQGRVQEALNYFSIESTLALIVSFIINIFVTAVFAKGFYGKETANSIGLVNAGQYLQDTYGGGMFPILYIWGIGLLAAGQSSTITGTYAGQFIMGGFLNLRLKKWMRALITRSFAIVPTMIVALIFDATEDSLDVLNEWLNVLQSVQIPFALIPLLCLVSKEQIMGTFKIGTVLKITSWCVAALVTVINGYLLMEFFSAEVNGILVGAIVCVVTAAYVAFIIYLILRATRK; this is encoded by the exons ATGCATCCAAACCCACAAGAACAATCACTACCACTATTAGTGCAACACCAAGAAGATGAAAAGCCACAAGAAACAGCTTATGATTCATCTGAAAAGATAGTAGTAATTGGAATTGACGAATCAACAAATTGGGGTACATCAGTTCCACCATTTTCATGGAAGAAACTATGGAGATTCACAGGTCCAGGTTTTCTAATGAGCATAGCGTTTTTGGATCCAGGGAATTTAGAAGGAGACCTTCAAGCTGGTGCAATTGCTGGGTATTCTTTGTTATGGCTTCTTATGTGGGCTACAGCAATGGGGCTTTTGATTCAGCTTTTGGCAGCTAGGTTAGGTGTTGCTACAGGGAAGCATTTGGCTGAGCTTTGTAGGGAGGAGTACCCTAGATGGGCTAGTAATCTGCTTTGGGTTATGGCTGAGTTTGCTTTGATTGGTTCTGATATACAAGAGGTTATTGGTAGTGCTATTGCTATTAGGATTCTTAGTAATGGGGTTGTTCCTCTTTGGGGTGGTGTTATCATTACTGCTCTTGATTG tttcatttttctctttcttgagaACTATGGTGTGAGATCATTGGAGGCTTTTTTTGCTGTTCTCATTGGCATAATGGCAGTAGCTTTTGGTTGGATGTTTAGCGAGGCAAAGCCAAGTGGCAAGGAACTTCTAGTTG GCATTTTTGTTCCAAAACTCAGCTCAAGAACTATACAACAAGCTGTTGGAGTTGTGGGCTGTCTTATAATGCCTCACAATGTATTCTTGCATTCCGCTCTTGTTCAATCAAGGAAAGTTGATCAAAGCAATCAAGGCCGAGTTCAAGAAGCGCTTAATTACTTCTCAATAGAGTCCACACTTGCCTTGATAGTCTCCTTTATTATCAACATATTTGTCACAGCTGTGTTTGCGAAAGGGTTTTATGGTAAAGAAACGGCGAATAGTATTGGCCTTGTAAATGCGGGACAATATCTCCAAGATACTTATGGAGGTGGAATGTTTCCGATATTGTATATATGGGGTATTGGATTGTTAGCAGCTGGTCAAAGTAGCACTATAACCGGTACTTACGCCGGCCAATTTATCATGGGAGGTTTTCTAAATTTAAGGTTGAAGAAATGGATGAGAGCGTTGATTACTCGAAGTTTTGCAATAGTCCCAACTATGATAGTTGCTCTTATATTTGATGCTACCGAGGATTCACTCGATGTTCTGAATGAGTGGCTTAATGTTCTTCAGTCGGTACAAATCCCCTTTGCACTTATTCCTTTGCTTTGTTTGGTATCAAAGGAACAGATAATGGGAACTTTCAAAATTGGCACTGTCCTCAAG ATTACTTCTTGGTGTGTGGCTGCTCTTGTGACAGTGATCAATGGCTATCTTTTGATGGAATTCTTTTCAGCTGAAGTGAATGGAATATTAGTTGGAGCTATAGTATGTGTAGTAACTGCTGCATATGTTGCATTCATAATATATCTTATTTTGAGGGCCACTAGGAAGTAA
- the LOC123919782 gene encoding FRIGIDA-like protein 3 has protein sequence MGDMEQDNENNKETMIEQLAQACVELEARNGASEDKVQWVEIKQHFFDLEMLLNKKNEELQAKEREYEEKQLETNTLLSQRKAAVTSKEQDLLDRLQELKDAAVASIVEARPNHETTPLEFFVYDDGENQDNKVNSSPEDSPYKSGEKSEGVATEVTSHLELKFFCEKMDANGLLDYVVAHKKKVTVFREEISVALESATDPARLVLDLLVGFYPANETTQQKDTMGAALQGKRKSSILILEALASLLARANPGADHLLNPETKQQAKAMADEWRLKLASADIDAANGHSLEAEAFLQLLSTFRIASEFGEEELCKLVLAVAQNRSAPELCRSVGLTHKVPGLVEILINNGKQIAAVHFIQLFQLQESFPPVPLLRTYLKNQRRNSQVKADNVRDIATAKIDANAQELAALKIVIKCIEEYDFESEHPLDTLHKRVHQLEKSKTEKRRGGEFFKRPQQSKRPRPNERHFPPRSSGRGGASAVGTGRQIPPVRTAYAGAADRYPHYSAVAHEYQVPQPSIYTQPASATPPNYGRYIGSSLQPSHQHYM, from the exons ATGGGTGACATGGAGCAAGacaatgaaaataacaaagagacTATGATAGAGCAGCTTGCTCAGGCGTGTGTTGAATTGGAGGCTCGGAATGGCGCTTCTGAGGATAAGGTTCAATGGGTTGAAATCAAGCAACATTTCTTTGACCTTGAGATGCTAttgaacaagaaaaatgaagagCTGCAGGCTAAGGAGAGGGAGTATGAAGAGAAACAATTAGAAACAAATACATTGCTCTCCCAGAGAAAGGCGGCGgttacttcaaaggaacaagaTCTATTAGATCGTTTGCAGGAGCTTAAAGATGCTGCCGTAGCTTCCATTGTAGAGGCTCGTCCAAATCACGAGACTACACCTTTGGAGTTTTTTGTGTATGATGATGGGGAGAACCAAGATAACAAGGTAAACAGCTCCCCTGAGGACTCTCCTTATAAGTCAGGTGAAAAGTCTGAAGGTGTGGCTACTGAGGTTACGTCACATCTAgagttgaaatttttttgtgagaaaatGGATGCGAATGGTCTTCTGGATTATGTTGTGGCACATAAGAAAAAAGTGACTGTTTTTCGTGAAGAAATTTCGGTTGCATTAGAAAGTGCAACTGATCCAGCACGTTTGGTGCTTGATTTACTAGTGGGGTTTTATCCCGCCAATGAGACTACCCAACAAAAAGATACAATGGGTGCTGCCCTTCAGGGCAAGCGCAAATCCTCTATTCTAATTTTGGAAGCCTTGGCCAGCTTATTGGCAAGGGCTAACCCAGGTGCAGATCACCTTTTGAACCCTGAAACCAAGCAGCAAGCCAAGGCAATGGCTGATGAGTGGAGGCTCAAGTTAGCTAGTGCGGACATTGATGCTGCCAATGGACATTCATTGGAAGCAGAGGCATTCTTGCAGCTTCTTTCAACTTTTAGAATTGCTTCAGAGTTTGGTGAAGAAGAACTCTGCAAGCTTGTACTTGCAGTTGCTCAGAATAGGTCGGCACCTGAGCTCTGCCGCTCTGTTGGGTTAACTCACAAAGTGCCAG GTCTTGTTGAAATACTCATCAACAATGGTAAACAGATTGCGGCTGTACATTTTATTCAACTCTTCCAGCTTCAAGAAAGCTTTCCCCCTGTGCCCCTCCTGAGGACATACCTCAAAAACCAAAGGAGAAATTCACAAGTAAAGGCTGATAATGTGCGGGATATTGCTACTGCAAAG ATTGATGCCAATGCACAAGAGCTTGCAGCACTGAAAATTGTAATTAAGTGCATTGAAGAATACGATTTCGAATCCGAGCACCCACTTGATACACTCCATAAAAGGGTTCATCAACTAGAGAAATCAAAGACAGAAAAAAGGAGAGGTGGAGAGTTTTTCAAACGTCCACAACAATCAAAGAGGCCAAGGCCTAATGAAAGGCATTTTCCACCCCGTTCCTCTGGTCGTGGTGGTGCTTCAGCTGTTGGTACGGGTAGGCAGATTCCCCCTGTTAGGACAGCATATGCAGGAGCTGCTGACAGGTATCCCCATTATAGTGCAGTCGCACACGAGTATCAAGTTCCTCAACCATCTATATACACTCAGCCCGCCAGTGCAACTCCTCCTAACTATGGTCGTTATATTGGTAGTAGTTTGCAACCCTCACACCAGCATTACATGTGA